In Halosegnis marinus, one genomic interval encodes:
- a CDS encoding Mov34/MPN/PAD-1 family protein, whose product MRLFRSSEVVAIAEDALSFALSASEDAHPNEYMGLLRGEDARDLGLDLEGTVVTDVLVIPGTTSSPVSATVRSEMVPTGASSVGSVHSHPNGVLSPSDQDLQTFGRGKVHIIVGAPYGRHDWKAFDREGDPRDLDVVDVDLPEDAFFDFTQADIDAELGDRR is encoded by the coding sequence ATGCGGCTGTTCCGGTCGAGCGAGGTCGTCGCCATCGCCGAGGACGCCCTCTCCTTCGCGCTGTCCGCCTCCGAGGACGCCCACCCGAACGAGTACATGGGACTCCTCCGCGGGGAGGACGCCCGCGACCTCGGGCTCGACCTGGAGGGGACCGTCGTCACGGACGTGCTCGTCATCCCCGGTACCACCTCCTCGCCCGTCTCCGCGACCGTCCGCTCCGAGATGGTGCCGACCGGCGCGAGTTCCGTGGGGTCGGTCCACTCGCACCCGAACGGCGTGCTCAGTCCCTCCGACCAGGACTTGCAGACGTTCGGGCGGGGGAAGGTCCACATCATCGTCGGCGCGCCGTACGGCCGCCACGACTGGAAGGCGTTCGACCGCGAGGGCGACCCGCGCGACCTCGACGTGGTCGACGTCGACCTCCCGGAGGACGCCTTCTTCGACTTCACGCAGGCGGACATCGACGCCGAACTGGGTGACCGCCGGTGA
- a CDS encoding FAD synthase, with protein sequence MRVVAQGTFDLLHPGHLHYLREARAMGDELHVIIARQDNVTHKEPPLLPDRQRRDMVAALDPVTEAHLGHTEDIFVPIERIDPDRIVLGHDQHHDDDAIRAALAERGIDCEVARAGPREPRYEGEVLSTGTIIDRVCEERC encoded by the coding sequence GTGAGGGTCGTCGCGCAGGGGACCTTCGACCTCCTGCATCCGGGCCACCTCCACTACCTGCGGGAGGCGCGCGCGATGGGCGACGAGCTCCACGTCATCATCGCCCGACAGGACAACGTCACCCACAAGGAGCCGCCCCTGCTCCCGGACCGCCAGCGCCGGGACATGGTGGCGGCGCTCGACCCCGTCACCGAGGCCCACCTCGGCCACACGGAGGACATCTTCGTCCCCATCGAGCGCATCGACCCGGACCGCATCGTGCTCGGCCACGACCAGCACCACGACGACGACGCCATCCGCGCGGCGCTCGCGGAGCGGGGTATCGACTGTGAGGTGGCCCGCGCCGGCCCCCGCGAACCCCGCTACGAGGGCGAGGTGCTCTCGACCGGGACCATCATCGACCGCGTCTGCGAGGAGCGCTGCTGA
- a CDS encoding phospholipase D-like domain-containing protein has product MLRPVALVALLVAGVATPAVVPAATPTEPAIVATVPNPVADGDAGESVVLAAPDGTDLGAYALDDGESRVRLPNRTVSGRVVLTAAPERVRNRTDRRVLDVALPALSNAGERLRLLRGNRTVSTLRYGDAPEGERYRNGTWTPVGATDYPVVAGGAGEARAFVLPDATGPPLAAIRNATERVWLAGYTFTSARATRALANASERGADVRVLVEGGPVGGMSRTQARRLETLVAAGVAVRAVTGPHARYAYHHAKYAVADDRAVVLTENWKPSGTGGADSRGWGAVVSEPSVVAGLARTFEGDFAWRAAVPWDEYRAGRTFAADNATAGTYPTAFAPERVAFESARLLVAPDNAESAVLARLRAANETLRVVQMSVGGPDQAFVRETVAAARRGVEVRLLLSGAWYVREDNGAVVERLNRVAEREGLDLEARLAVPSGYGKIHAKGVVADDTVLLGSLNWNDNSARANREVVLALTGDAADYYRRVFDADWRASGPGTTLPGGVVAVLAVAALACLLAARRVEFE; this is encoded by the coding sequence GTGCTCCGGCCCGTCGCGCTCGTCGCCCTGCTCGTCGCCGGCGTAGCGACGCCCGCGGTCGTCCCGGCCGCGACCCCTACCGAGCCCGCGATAGTGGCGACAGTGCCGAACCCCGTCGCCGACGGGGACGCGGGCGAGTCGGTCGTCCTCGCCGCTCCCGACGGGACCGACCTCGGCGCGTACGCGCTCGACGACGGCGAGTCGCGCGTTCGCCTGCCGAACCGAACCGTCTCGGGCCGCGTCGTCCTGACCGCCGCGCCCGAGCGAGTGCGGAACCGAACCGACCGCCGCGTCCTCGACGTGGCGCTCCCCGCGCTGTCGAACGCCGGCGAGCGACTGCGGCTTCTCAGGGGGAACCGGACCGTCTCGACGCTCCGCTACGGGGACGCGCCCGAGGGCGAGCGCTACCGGAACGGGACGTGGACGCCCGTCGGCGCGACCGACTACCCGGTCGTCGCGGGCGGCGCGGGCGAGGCGCGGGCGTTCGTCCTCCCCGACGCGACCGGGCCGCCGCTCGCCGCGATAAGAAACGCGACCGAGCGGGTGTGGCTCGCGGGGTACACGTTCACCTCGGCGCGGGCGACCCGGGCGCTCGCGAACGCGAGCGAGCGCGGCGCGGACGTCCGCGTCCTCGTGGAGGGCGGCCCGGTGGGCGGGATGAGTCGCACGCAGGCGCGACGACTCGAGACGCTCGTCGCCGCGGGCGTCGCGGTGCGTGCCGTGACCGGGCCGCACGCGCGGTACGCCTACCACCACGCGAAGTACGCCGTCGCGGACGACCGCGCGGTCGTGCTCACCGAGAACTGGAAGCCCTCGGGGACGGGCGGTGCGGACTCCCGCGGCTGGGGCGCGGTCGTCTCGGAGCCCTCGGTCGTCGCGGGCCTCGCGCGCACCTTCGAGGGTGACTTCGCGTGGCGCGCGGCGGTTCCGTGGGACGAGTACCGCGCGGGCCGGACGTTCGCGGCCGACAACGCGACGGCCGGGACGTACCCGACGGCCTTCGCCCCCGAGCGCGTCGCGTTCGAGTCCGCGCGGCTGCTCGTCGCGCCGGACAACGCCGAGTCGGCGGTGCTCGCCCGACTCCGCGCCGCGAACGAGACCCTCCGGGTCGTCCAGATGAGCGTCGGCGGGCCGGACCAGGCCTTCGTCCGCGAGACGGTCGCGGCCGCGCGCCGGGGCGTCGAGGTGCGCCTCCTGCTCTCGGGGGCGTGGTACGTCCGCGAGGACAACGGCGCGGTCGTCGAGCGGCTGAACCGCGTCGCCGAGCGCGAGGGGCTGGACCTGGAGGCGCGTCTCGCCGTGCCGTCCGGCTACGGGAAGATACACGCGAAGGGCGTCGTCGCCGACGACACCGTCCTCCTCGGGAGCCTGAACTGGAACGACAACTCCGCGCGCGCGAACCGCGAGGTTGTGCTCGCGCTCACCGGCGACGCGGCGGACTACTACCGGCGCGTGTTCGACGCCGACTGGCGCGCGAGCGGGCCGGGGACGACCCTGCCGGGCGGCGTGGTCGCTGTGCTCGCCGTCGCGGCGCTGGCGTGTCTGCTCGCGGCGCGACGGGTCGAGTTCGAGTGA
- a CDS encoding HEAT repeat domain-containing protein: protein MSDGDDEPDAADEEAEETAVDVTPDGLHERLDAAEEALDAAETERDLDEVEADLDDIGTKLEAAELPEPEDDDEEDPREELEGRLSDLRDALEEQRGPYASDVVDAVEEARADVTDAEWTEDGESEAAAAVEAFLDAVEPILGESFDEGSDFPEDHADALDAVAVAVGDAALDADEDADTIADLLDAADELTDGLDDAEVWDDLTVVEQLTVEGFYDRMESANRKDFPPELGVVRIAEHENDPERILMALDYLESDFMQDNCVTALRRMGAPEAYDAMMGLAQRRDRPAIEVLGKIGNDDACETLHDYIDGESNPPLQKTVLKALGEIGAAESTQPVADRLVAEDPEVRSQAARALGRIGDTRAVAPLSDTLAEDESDNVRAAAAWALYQIGTEAALEEAAEYAGDRSYIVQNEAEKAANALDAAAPPA, encoded by the coding sequence ATGAGTGACGGGGACGACGAGCCCGACGCGGCCGACGAGGAGGCCGAGGAGACGGCCGTCGACGTGACGCCCGACGGACTGCACGAGCGGCTCGACGCGGCCGAGGAGGCCCTCGACGCCGCCGAGACCGAGCGCGACCTCGACGAGGTGGAGGCGGACCTCGACGACATCGGAACGAAGCTAGAGGCCGCGGAGCTTCCCGAGCCCGAGGACGACGACGAGGAGGACCCCCGCGAGGAGCTGGAGGGGCGCCTCTCCGACCTCCGCGACGCGCTGGAAGAACAGCGCGGCCCGTACGCGAGCGACGTGGTCGATGCCGTCGAGGAGGCGCGCGCCGACGTGACCGACGCGGAGTGGACCGAGGACGGCGAGTCGGAGGCGGCCGCCGCCGTCGAGGCGTTCCTCGACGCCGTCGAGCCGATACTCGGCGAGTCGTTCGACGAGGGCTCCGACTTCCCGGAGGACCACGCCGACGCGCTCGACGCGGTCGCCGTCGCGGTCGGCGACGCCGCCCTCGACGCCGACGAGGACGCCGACACCATCGCCGACCTGCTCGACGCCGCGGACGAACTGACCGACGGGCTGGACGACGCCGAGGTGTGGGACGACCTCACCGTCGTCGAACAGCTCACCGTCGAGGGGTTCTACGACCGGATGGAGTCGGCCAACCGGAAGGACTTCCCGCCGGAGCTCGGCGTCGTCCGCATCGCGGAGCACGAGAACGACCCCGAGCGCATCCTGATGGCGCTCGACTACCTCGAGTCCGACTTCATGCAGGACAACTGCGTCACCGCGCTCCGCCGGATGGGCGCGCCCGAGGCGTACGACGCGATGATGGGCCTCGCCCAGCGCCGCGACCGCCCGGCCATCGAGGTGCTCGGCAAGATCGGGAACGACGACGCCTGCGAGACGCTCCACGACTACATCGACGGCGAGTCGAACCCCCCGCTCCAGAAGACCGTCCTGAAGGCGCTCGGCGAGATCGGCGCCGCGGAGTCGACCCAGCCGGTCGCGGACCGTCTCGTCGCCGAGGACCCCGAGGTGCGCTCGCAGGCCGCTCGCGCGCTCGGTCGCATCGGCGACACCCGCGCCGTCGCGCCGCTCTCGGACACGCTCGCCGAGGACGAGAGCGACAACGTCCGCGCCGCCGCGGCGTGGGCGCTCTACCAGATCGGGACCGAGGCCGCGCTCGAAGAGGCCGCCGAGTACGCGGGCGACCGCTCGTACATCGTCCAGAACGAGGCCGAGAAGGCGGCCAACGCCCTCGACGCCGCCGCGCCCCCGGCGTAA
- a CDS encoding protein sorting system archaetidylserine synthase (This PssA-like phosphatidyltransferase, along with a PssD-like decarboxylase, is required in Haloarchaea for the archaeosortase ArtA to replace the PGF-CTERM sorting signal with a C-terminal lipid anchor.): MQPRFVGRLSAADVVTVANAALGFAAAAAATVQPSLAARLILLGAIADGLDGVLARRYGSSDAGPMLDSLADVATFVVAPALVAFALVRGRFGFDPTLLAAAAVAGGLFVAAGVLRLGMYAAFDADGHTTEGVQTTLAATVLAALLLANVTAVGTVLGGVSGPLIAVAATGLLAVAMLAPVTYPDLLAGDALILGVVQACALLAPDALDGAFPLALLLAALGYLLLSPWLYWRDD, translated from the coding sequence ATGCAGCCCCGGTTCGTCGGCCGGCTCTCCGCCGCCGACGTCGTGACGGTCGCCAACGCCGCGCTCGGCTTCGCGGCCGCGGCCGCCGCCACGGTCCAGCCGTCGCTCGCGGCGCGGCTGATACTCCTCGGGGCCATCGCCGACGGGCTGGACGGCGTGCTCGCGCGCCGGTACGGCTCCTCCGACGCCGGGCCGATGCTCGACTCGCTGGCCGACGTGGCGACGTTCGTCGTCGCGCCGGCGCTCGTCGCGTTCGCGCTCGTGCGCGGTCGGTTCGGCTTCGACCCGACCCTGCTCGCCGCGGCGGCCGTCGCCGGCGGCCTGTTCGTCGCGGCCGGCGTCCTCCGGCTCGGGATGTACGCGGCGTTCGACGCCGACGGCCACACGACCGAGGGCGTCCAGACGACGCTGGCGGCGACGGTACTCGCCGCGCTCCTGCTCGCGAACGTCACCGCCGTCGGCACCGTCCTCGGCGGCGTGTCCGGCCCGCTCATCGCCGTCGCGGCCACGGGGCTGCTCGCCGTCGCGATGCTCGCGCCGGTGACGTACCCGGACCTGCTAGCGGGCGACGCCCTCATCCTCGGGGTGGTGCAGGCCTGCGCGCTGCTCGCACCCGACGCGCTCGACGGGGCGTTTCCCCTCGCGCTGCTGTTGGCCGCGCTCGGCTACCTCCTGCTGTCGCCGTGGCTCTACTGGCGCGACGACTGA
- a CDS encoding plastocyanin/azurin family copper-binding protein, translated as MDRRTFLAALGTGATAALAGCGTSLADSDYDVEMTANRFRPAEITVSVGETVTWGNPGSRGHSVTAYGGQIPEDADYWASGGLGSESDARARYPQEGHVASGETYSHTFEVAGDHEYFCIPHERGGMVGTVVVEE; from the coding sequence ATGGACCGGCGGACCTTCCTCGCGGCGCTCGGCACGGGCGCGACGGCGGCGCTCGCGGGCTGTGGCACGAGCCTCGCGGACTCCGACTACGACGTGGAGATGACGGCGAACCGCTTCCGCCCGGCCGAGATAACCGTCTCCGTCGGCGAGACGGTGACGTGGGGGAATCCCGGCTCTCGCGGCCACAGCGTCACGGCCTACGGGGGGCAGATACCCGAGGACGCCGACTACTGGGCCTCGGGCGGCCTCGGCTCGGAGTCGGACGCCCGGGCGCGCTATCCGCAGGAGGGCCACGTCGCCTCGGGCGAGACGTACAGCCACACCTTCGAGGTCGCGGGCGACCACGAGTACTTCTGTATCCCGCACGAGCGCGGCGGGATGGTCGGAACCGTCGTCGTCGAGGAGTAG
- a CDS encoding 30S ribosomal protein S3ae, producing the protein MSDRSVSKRKQEKRWYTVMAPEQFDRAELGETPADEPEQLYDRTIETTLGELQGDASENNTKLTFRITDLGSDAAYTEFVEHELTRDYLRSLVRRGSSKVESFETVLTSDDHRVQIQPVAFTTKKADHSQERAIRKTMSRIVRETAREHTFDDLIEGIVEGRLSSTIYAEAKTVYPLRRVEIQKLTLEARPEEVAAEEETAVDVDEEDVEVESEE; encoded by the coding sequence ATGAGTGACCGAAGCGTTTCCAAGCGGAAACAGGAGAAGCGGTGGTACACCGTCATGGCCCCCGAGCAGTTCGACCGGGCCGAACTCGGCGAGACCCCCGCGGACGAACCCGAACAGCTCTACGACCGAACCATCGAGACGACGCTCGGCGAACTGCAGGGCGACGCCAGCGAGAACAACACGAAGCTGACGTTCCGTATCACGGACCTCGGCTCGGACGCCGCGTACACGGAGTTCGTCGAGCACGAACTCACGCGCGACTACCTGCGCTCGCTCGTCCGTCGCGGCTCCTCGAAGGTGGAGTCCTTCGAGACCGTCCTGACGAGCGACGACCACCGCGTCCAGATACAGCCCGTCGCGTTCACGACGAAGAAGGCCGACCACAGCCAGGAGCGCGCCATCCGCAAGACGATGTCCCGCATCGTCCGCGAGACGGCCCGCGAGCACACCTTCGACGACCTCATCGAGGGCATCGTCGAGGGGCGGCTCTCCTCGACCATCTACGCCGAGGCGAAGACGGTGTACCCGCTTCGCCGCGTCGAGATACAGAAGCTCACCCTCGAAGCGCGACCCGAGGAGGTCGCCGCCGAGGAGGAGACGGCCGTCGACGTCGACGAGGAGGACGTCGAGGTCGAGTCCGAGGAGTAA
- a CDS encoding KEOPS complex subunit Pcc1 — protein MRRATFRTEHDDAALVAAAVAPDNTPEVETTVEGSTVVTTIERETTGGLRATADDYVSNLAVAQRITEHDIHNNE, from the coding sequence ATGAGACGCGCGACCTTCCGCACGGAGCACGACGACGCCGCCCTCGTGGCGGCGGCCGTCGCGCCGGACAACACCCCCGAGGTGGAGACGACCGTCGAGGGTTCGACGGTCGTGACGACCATCGAGCGGGAGACGACCGGCGGCCTCCGTGCGACGGCCGACGACTACGTGAGCAACCTCGCGGTAGCACAGCGGATAACCGAACACGATATACACAACAATGAGTGA
- a CDS encoding 30S ribosomal protein S15 encodes MARMHTRRRGSSGSDKPTADDPPEWSDVDADAIEERVVELAEQGHDPSQIGMKLRDEGVQGTPVPDVKAATDKKVGEILDEHDAAPEVPEDLRNLMARAVRLRDHMSENGTDYQNKRALQNTESKIRRLVSYYRGDELDTDFTYSYDVAVELLE; translated from the coding sequence ATGGCACGAATGCACACCCGCCGTCGCGGCTCGTCCGGTTCGGACAAGCCGACGGCAGACGACCCGCCCGAGTGGAGCGACGTGGACGCCGACGCCATCGAGGAGCGCGTCGTGGAGCTGGCCGAGCAGGGGCACGACCCCTCGCAGATCGGCATGAAGCTCCGCGACGAGGGCGTTCAGGGGACGCCGGTCCCCGACGTGAAGGCCGCCACCGACAAGAAGGTCGGCGAGATCCTCGACGAGCACGACGCCGCCCCGGAGGTCCCCGAGGACCTGCGGAACCTGATGGCGCGTGCCGTCCGCCTCCGCGACCACATGAGCGAGAACGGCACCGACTACCAGAACAAGCGGGCGCTCCAGAACACGGAGTCGAAGATCCGCCGGCTGGTGAGCTACTACCGCGGCGACGAACTCGACACCGACTTCACGTACTCGTACGACGTCGCCGTCGAACTGCTCGAATAG
- a CDS encoding 1,4-dihydroxy-2-naphthoyl-CoA synthase — MVSDIFDPDAWEPIAGFDFSDLTYHRAADVGAVRIAFDRPEVRNAFRPETVDELSAALDHAKRQTDVGCVFITGNGPSPKDGGWAFCSGGDQRIRGDAGYEYSEDERSGASTASGSERDTRAGTGESAASGSGEHAAPRLHILEVQRQIRHIPKPVVAVVPGWAVGGGHSLHVVCDMTLAGEKAKFLQTDPDVASFDAGFGSAYLAHQVGHKKAREVFFLGKTYSAEEAADMGMVNEVVEHERLEERALEWADEMLGKSPTAMRMLKYAFNLDTDGLVGQQVFAGEATRLGYMTDEAKEGRDAFNEGREPEFEQFPWHY, encoded by the coding sequence ATGGTCTCGGACATCTTCGACCCCGACGCGTGGGAGCCGATCGCCGGCTTCGACTTCTCCGACCTCACCTACCACCGCGCCGCGGACGTGGGCGCGGTCCGCATCGCCTTCGACCGCCCGGAGGTCCGCAACGCCTTCCGCCCGGAGACGGTGGACGAACTCTCCGCGGCGCTCGACCACGCCAAGCGACAGACCGACGTGGGCTGTGTGTTCATCACCGGGAACGGCCCCTCGCCGAAGGACGGCGGGTGGGCCTTCTGTTCCGGCGGCGACCAGCGCATCCGCGGGGACGCGGGCTACGAGTATAGCGAGGACGAGCGAAGCGGGGCCTCGACAGCGAGCGGGAGCGAACGCGACACGCGAGCCGGGACGGGCGAGTCGGCGGCCAGCGGCTCCGGCGAGCACGCCGCGCCGCGCCTGCACATCCTCGAGGTCCAGCGGCAGATACGCCACATCCCCAAGCCCGTCGTCGCCGTGGTCCCCGGCTGGGCCGTCGGCGGCGGCCACTCGCTCCACGTCGTCTGCGACATGACGCTCGCCGGCGAGAAGGCGAAGTTCCTCCAGACGGACCCCGACGTGGCGAGCTTCGACGCGGGGTTCGGCTCGGCGTATCTCGCCCACCAGGTCGGCCACAAGAAGGCCCGCGAGGTGTTCTTCCTCGGGAAGACCTACTCCGCCGAGGAGGCCGCGGACATGGGGATGGTGAACGAGGTCGTCGAGCACGAGCGGCTGGAGGAGCGCGCGCTGGAGTGGGCCGACGAGATGCTCGGCAAGTCCCCGACGGCGATGCGGATGCTGAAGTACGCCTTCAACCTCGACACCGACGGCCTCGTCGGCCAACAGGTGTTCGCGGGCGAGGCGACCCGGCTGGGCTACATGACCGACGAGGCGAAGGAGGGTCGTGACGCCTTCAACGAGGGGCGGGAGCCGGAGTTCGAGCAGTTCCCGTGGCACTACTGA
- a CDS encoding DnaJ domain-containing protein encodes MTRTYYDLLGVDPDADAARVRAAYRERVKEVHPDVSDRPDAAEAFRELSAAKETLVDPVERARYDRLGHAAYVGDASPEDDPDADAAAGARAAASATRDRSRRRDRRRGKHTRAGRAARERADAWASGRDDAWWRTAETESAWDGATTASTGGSGRAGRSTATDRSGYRVSTRAESAVGFTVERGLLAVAVFFCYPMLLGVAVLPPFAFGIRVAAAVVALLLVAHTLSVPESGVLVFGALTAVAPPALTLAGIGLFSVTGVVAWAFCWVPLVIAGANLLALRG; translated from the coding sequence GTGACCCGGACCTACTACGACCTGCTCGGGGTCGACCCGGACGCGGACGCCGCGCGCGTCCGCGCCGCCTACCGCGAGCGGGTCAAGGAGGTCCACCCCGACGTGTCCGACCGGCCGGACGCCGCCGAGGCGTTCCGGGAACTCTCGGCCGCGAAGGAGACGCTCGTCGACCCGGTGGAGCGCGCCCGCTACGACCGGCTGGGACACGCGGCCTATGTCGGGGACGCGTCCCCCGAGGACGACCCGGATGCGGACGCCGCCGCCGGGGCGAGGGCCGCCGCGTCGGCGACGCGCGACCGGTCACGGCGCCGGGACCGCCGTCGCGGCAAGCACACCCGTGCCGGACGTGCGGCCCGAGAGCGGGCGGACGCGTGGGCCAGCGGCCGTGACGACGCCTGGTGGCGCACCGCCGAAACGGAGTCGGCGTGGGACGGCGCGACGACGGCCTCGACGGGCGGGTCGGGGCGGGCGGGCCGGTCGACCGCGACGGACCGGTCGGGCTACCGCGTCTCGACGCGCGCCGAGTCGGCGGTCGGGTTCACGGTCGAGCGGGGCCTGCTCGCCGTCGCGGTGTTCTTCTGCTACCCGATGCTGCTCGGCGTGGCGGTGCTCCCGCCGTTCGCGTTCGGTATCCGGGTCGCGGCCGCCGTCGTCGCCCTCCTGCTCGTCGCGCACACGCTCTCGGTGCCCGAGTCCGGTGTGCTCGTCTTCGGCGCGCTGACGGCCGTCGCGCCCCCGGCGCTGACGCTCGCGGGAATCGGCCTGTTCTCGGTGACGGGCGTCGTCGCGTGGGCGTTCTGCTGGGTCCCGCTCGTCATCGCGGGCGCGAACCTGCTCGCGCTCAGAGGGTAG
- the menD gene encoding 2-succinyl-5-enolpyruvyl-6-hydroxy-3-cyclohexene-1-carboxylic-acid synthase: MSAPNVNTLWGRAIVDEVAKSGVDAAVLSPGSRSTPLTVAFAEHPDIETFSHLDERSAAFFALGRAKRTGTPTPLVCTSGTALANYHPAVMEAGRARVPMLLLTADRPPELDDSGANQTVDQADLYGDAVRHYRTLPEPETADRKLRALRTAVSRGVATATATNPGPVHLNVPFRKPLEPTVETDDVPEGWADDHALAARGRDGPFVRTTQGRPTLTASDRAAVVRALNGADRGLIFCGPADRPTPDRDALLGLAKATGFPVLADPLSGIRFGDHTEEVTVLGGYDAWAPALRTRLPTPDVVLRFGASPTSKRTRKALADTTLSMEADAPRQFLVDPAGGWREAEFTATDTLVADPTHLASALAGRVERDGDGFADLLADVEADYRSLVAAEDRFFEGQVLADAAALAPDPATLFVSNSMPVRDLDRFAEPRAADITALGNRGASGIDGITSTALGAGSATDDPLVLVTGDLAYYHDTNGLLAVGRFGLDATIVLINNDGGGIFHLLPIEAHDTFEGYFRTPHGLDFSPTGDLYGLAFARTTTREGFREAYTASVEREGTQVIEVGFDSAESHAVREELQERVAAELDATL; encoded by the coding sequence ATGAGCGCGCCCAACGTCAACACGCTGTGGGGCCGGGCAATCGTGGACGAGGTGGCGAAGAGCGGCGTCGACGCGGCGGTCCTCTCCCCGGGGTCGCGCTCGACGCCGCTGACCGTCGCCTTCGCCGAGCATCCCGACATCGAGACGTTCTCGCACCTCGACGAGCGCTCGGCCGCGTTCTTCGCGCTCGGGCGGGCCAAGCGCACGGGCACGCCCACGCCGCTCGTCTGCACCTCGGGGACGGCGCTCGCGAACTACCACCCCGCGGTGATGGAGGCCGGCCGCGCCCGCGTTCCGATGCTGCTGCTCACGGCCGACCGCCCCCCGGAACTCGACGACAGCGGCGCGAACCAGACAGTCGACCAGGCGGACCTCTACGGCGACGCCGTGCGACACTACCGGACCCTCCCGGAACCCGAGACGGCGGACCGGAAGCTCCGCGCGCTCCGGACGGCCGTCTCGCGGGGGGTGGCGACCGCGACGGCGACGAACCCCGGCCCGGTCCACCTGAACGTCCCGTTCCGCAAGCCGCTCGAACCCACGGTGGAGACGGACGACGTGCCCGAGGGGTGGGCGGACGACCATGCGCTCGCCGCGCGGGGGCGCGACGGCCCGTTCGTGCGGACGACGCAGGGGAGACCGACCCTGACCGCGAGCGACCGCGCGGCGGTCGTCCGGGCGCTGAACGGGGCCGATCGCGGCCTGATATTCTGCGGGCCGGCCGACCGACCGACCCCCGACCGCGACGCCCTGCTCGGGCTGGCGAAGGCGACCGGCTTTCCCGTGCTCGCGGACCCGCTCTCGGGAATCAGGTTCGGCGACCACACGGAGGAGGTCACCGTCCTCGGCGGCTACGACGCGTGGGCACCGGCGCTGAGGACGCGTCTGCCCACGCCCGACGTGGTGCTCCGGTTCGGGGCCTCGCCCACGTCGAAGCGGACGCGGAAGGCGCTCGCGGACACGACCCTGTCGATGGAGGCGGACGCGCCCCGACAGTTCCTCGTGGACCCCGCGGGCGGCTGGCGCGAGGCGGAGTTCACGGCGACGGACACCCTCGTCGCGGACCCGACCCACCTCGCGAGCGCGCTGGCGGGGCGCGTCGAGCGCGACGGGGACGGCTTCGCCGACCTGCTCGCGGACGTCGAGGCCGACTACCGGTCGCTCGTCGCGGCGGAGGACCGCTTCTTCGAGGGACAGGTACTCGCCGACGCGGCGGCGCTCGCGCCCGACCCCGCGACGCTGTTCGTCTCGAACTCGATGCCGGTCCGCGACCTCGACCGCTTCGCCGAGCCCCGGGCGGCCGACATCACGGCGCTTGGCAACCGCGGCGCGTCGGGCATCGACGGCATCACCTCGACGGCGCTGGGCGCCGGCAGCGCCACGGACGACCCGCTCGTGCTCGTGACGGGCGACCTCGCGTACTACCACGACACCAACGGCCTGCTCGCTGTCGGGCGGTTCGGGCTGGACGCCACTATCGTCCTGATAAACAACGACGGCGGCGGCATCTTCCACCTGCTCCCCATCGAGGCGCACGACACCTTCGAGGGGTACTTCCGCACGCCCCACGGCCTCGACTTCTCGCCGACGGGCGACCTCTACGGGCTGGCGTTCGCGCGGACGACGACGCGCGAGGGGTTCCGCGAGGCGTACACGGCGAGCGTGGAGAGAGAGGGAACGCAGGTCATCGAGGTCGGGTTCGACTCGGCGGAGAGCCACGCCGTGCGCGAGGAGCTCCAGGAGCGCGTCGCGGCGGAACTCGACGCTACCCTCTGA